One stretch of Poecilia reticulata strain Guanapo linkage group LG21, Guppy_female_1.0+MT, whole genome shotgun sequence DNA includes these proteins:
- the zbtb1 gene encoding zinc finger and BTB domain-containing protein 1 isoform X1: MAMARPSHSDHVLQQLNNQREWGFLCDCLIAIGDIYFRAHKAVLAACSSYFRMMFIRDQQGAGHLDLSNMQISAECFDLILQLMYLGRIVVGSYEFEELKASMSYLQMYYIPDSLEDLRDIRSSNLTPSSSASSSSSSSSSSSTGVSGGKMMFGVRMYEQQRSTAPEAELLPKAATSSSSAGRPAVPVAASKAASAVALAAEEVASTPLIVAPPTADSGAEQPCDLRKRPGGRSSALKDRPRFGRTYTCDDCGFVFSCEKLLIEHILTCTNRKAYHPPRGNTEGDSSSGKAESSASESAEEQRIVCKGEDDWADGRADSELPGRSLAAGTDSEPGSTRSIKTEPEEGLFPEVEMVQVGEHAARDSLRDRMGLTRESEPGVSGLESCGESAEGHLPSSSDSGIPAKLRKVKDEKQEADCAPCELCGALLTEEDKSSHYLSSHMGHICACGRCGQVLIKGRQLQEHAERCGESHGAESDSHGEDEVSLLGEPQGMDEGLLDAADLACPHCGLLFQNESLALEHALTCHDQDLFRPVALEDGGEPDHRRKHFCSICGKGFYQRCHLREHYTVHTKEKQFTCQTCGKQFLRERQLRLHTDMHKGMARYVCPVCDQGTFLKHDHVRHMISHLSAGETICQVCFQIFPGGEQLEKHMDVHLYICGVCGEKFRLRKDMRSHYNSKHTKRL; encoded by the exons AT GGCGATGGCGAGGCCGAGCCACAGCGATCACGTCCTCCAGCAGCTCAACAACCAGCGGGAGTGGGGCTTCCTGTGCGACTGCCTCATCGCCATCGGCGACATCTACTTCAGGGCCCACAAGGCCGTGCTGGCGGCCTGCAGCTCCTACTTCCGGATGATGTTCATCCgcgaccagcagggggcgggcCACCTGGACCTCAGCAACATGCAGATCAGCGCCGAGTGCTTCGACCTCATCCTGCAGCTCATGTACCTGGGCCGCATCGTGGTGGGCAGCTACGAGTTCGAGGAGCTGAAGGCGTCCATGTCCTACCTGCAGATGTACTACATCCCCGACTCGCTGGAGGACCTCCGAGACATCCGCAGCTCCAACCTCACCCCgtcttcctctgcctcttcctcctcctcctcttcctccagctcctccaccgGCGTCTCTGGAGGGAAGATGATGTTCGGAGTGCGGATGTACGAGCAGCAGAGATCCACGGCGCCGGAGGCGGAGCTTCTACCAAAGGCGgcgaccagcagcagcagcgcaggGCGCCCAGCTGTTCCCGTAGCCGCCAGCAAGGCGGCGTCGGCTGTAGCGTTGGCAGCGGAGGAGGTGGCTAGCACACCCTTGATCGTGGCTCCGCCCACCGCGGACAGCGGCGCAGAGCAGCCATGTGACCTGAGAAAGAGACCCGGTGGCAGAAGTTCTGCTCTCAAAGACCGGCCCAGATTCGGCCGCACCTACACCTGCGACGACTGCGGCTTCGTCTTCAGCTGCGAGAAGCTGCTGATCGAGCACATCCTGACCTGCACCAACAGGAAGGCCTACCACCCGCCCCGGGGGAACACCGAGGGCGACAGCAGCTCCGGCAAGGCGGAGAGCTCCGCCTCCGAGAGCGCCGAGGAGCAGAGAATCGTCTGTAAGGGCGAGGACGACTGGGCTGACGGCCGGGCCGACTCGGAGCTGCCCGGCAGGTCGCTGGCGGCCGGCACCGACAGCGAGCCCGGCTCCACCCGCAGCATCAAAACGGAACCGGAGGAAGGCCTGTTCCCTGAGGTCGAGATGGTCCAGGTGGGGGAGCACGCAGCCAGAGACTCGCTGAGGGACAGGATGGGTTTGACCCGCGAGTCGGAGCCGGGAGTGTCGGGTCTGGAGAGCTGCGGCGAGTCGGCTGAAGGCCACCTGCCGAGCAGCAGCGACTCCGGGATCCCCGCCAAACTCCGGAAGGTGAAGGATGAGAAGCAGGAAGCCGACTGCGCTCCCTGCGAACTCTGTGGCGCTCTTCTGACTGAGGAGGACAAGTCCTCCCACTAcctgtccagccacatgggccaCATATGCGCCTGTGGGCGGTGCGGCCAGGTTCTGATCAAAGGCCGGCAGCTGCAGGAACACGCCGAGCGCTGCGGCGAGTCCCACGGCGCCGAGTCGGACTCCCACGGGGAGGACGAGGTGTCGCTGCTGGGGGAGCCTCAGGGGATGGACGAGGGTCTGCTGGACGCCGCCGACCTGGCCTGCCCTCACTGCGGCCTGCTGTTCCAGAACGAGAGCCTGGCGCTGGAGCACGCCTTGACCTGCCACGATCAGGACCTGTTTCGGCCCGTGGCGCTGGAGGACGGCGGCGAGCCCGACCACCGCCGCAAACACTTCTGCAGCATCTGCGGCAAAGGCTTCTACCAGCGCTGCCACCTGCGGGAGCACTACACCGTCCACACCAAGGAGAAGCAGTTCACCTGCCAGACCTGCGGCAAGCAGTTCCTGCGGGAGCGCCAGCTGCGGCTGCACACCGACATGCACAAGGGCATGGCGCGCTACGTATGCCCCGTCTGCGACCAGGGAACCTTCCTGAAGCACGACCACGTCCGGCACATGATCTCCCACCTGTCGGCCGGAGAAACCATCTGCCAGGTGTGCTTCCAGATCTTCCCAGGCGGAGAGCAGCTGGAGAAGCACATGGACGTCCACCTGTACATCTGCGGCGTCTGCGGGGAGAAGTTCCGGCTCCGCAAGGACATGAGGAGCCACTACAACTCCAAGCACACCAAAAGACTGTAA
- the zbtb1 gene encoding zinc finger and BTB domain-containing protein 1 isoform X2: MARPSHSDHVLQQLNNQREWGFLCDCLIAIGDIYFRAHKAVLAACSSYFRMMFIRDQQGAGHLDLSNMQISAECFDLILQLMYLGRIVVGSYEFEELKASMSYLQMYYIPDSLEDLRDIRSSNLTPSSSASSSSSSSSSSSTGVSGGKMMFGVRMYEQQRSTAPEAELLPKAATSSSSAGRPAVPVAASKAASAVALAAEEVASTPLIVAPPTADSGAEQPCDLRKRPGGRSSALKDRPRFGRTYTCDDCGFVFSCEKLLIEHILTCTNRKAYHPPRGNTEGDSSSGKAESSASESAEEQRIVCKGEDDWADGRADSELPGRSLAAGTDSEPGSTRSIKTEPEEGLFPEVEMVQVGEHAARDSLRDRMGLTRESEPGVSGLESCGESAEGHLPSSSDSGIPAKLRKVKDEKQEADCAPCELCGALLTEEDKSSHYLSSHMGHICACGRCGQVLIKGRQLQEHAERCGESHGAESDSHGEDEVSLLGEPQGMDEGLLDAADLACPHCGLLFQNESLALEHALTCHDQDLFRPVALEDGGEPDHRRKHFCSICGKGFYQRCHLREHYTVHTKEKQFTCQTCGKQFLRERQLRLHTDMHKGMARYVCPVCDQGTFLKHDHVRHMISHLSAGETICQVCFQIFPGGEQLEKHMDVHLYICGVCGEKFRLRKDMRSHYNSKHTKRL, from the coding sequence ATGGCGAGGCCGAGCCACAGCGATCACGTCCTCCAGCAGCTCAACAACCAGCGGGAGTGGGGCTTCCTGTGCGACTGCCTCATCGCCATCGGCGACATCTACTTCAGGGCCCACAAGGCCGTGCTGGCGGCCTGCAGCTCCTACTTCCGGATGATGTTCATCCgcgaccagcagggggcgggcCACCTGGACCTCAGCAACATGCAGATCAGCGCCGAGTGCTTCGACCTCATCCTGCAGCTCATGTACCTGGGCCGCATCGTGGTGGGCAGCTACGAGTTCGAGGAGCTGAAGGCGTCCATGTCCTACCTGCAGATGTACTACATCCCCGACTCGCTGGAGGACCTCCGAGACATCCGCAGCTCCAACCTCACCCCgtcttcctctgcctcttcctcctcctcctcttcctccagctcctccaccgGCGTCTCTGGAGGGAAGATGATGTTCGGAGTGCGGATGTACGAGCAGCAGAGATCCACGGCGCCGGAGGCGGAGCTTCTACCAAAGGCGgcgaccagcagcagcagcgcaggGCGCCCAGCTGTTCCCGTAGCCGCCAGCAAGGCGGCGTCGGCTGTAGCGTTGGCAGCGGAGGAGGTGGCTAGCACACCCTTGATCGTGGCTCCGCCCACCGCGGACAGCGGCGCAGAGCAGCCATGTGACCTGAGAAAGAGACCCGGTGGCAGAAGTTCTGCTCTCAAAGACCGGCCCAGATTCGGCCGCACCTACACCTGCGACGACTGCGGCTTCGTCTTCAGCTGCGAGAAGCTGCTGATCGAGCACATCCTGACCTGCACCAACAGGAAGGCCTACCACCCGCCCCGGGGGAACACCGAGGGCGACAGCAGCTCCGGCAAGGCGGAGAGCTCCGCCTCCGAGAGCGCCGAGGAGCAGAGAATCGTCTGTAAGGGCGAGGACGACTGGGCTGACGGCCGGGCCGACTCGGAGCTGCCCGGCAGGTCGCTGGCGGCCGGCACCGACAGCGAGCCCGGCTCCACCCGCAGCATCAAAACGGAACCGGAGGAAGGCCTGTTCCCTGAGGTCGAGATGGTCCAGGTGGGGGAGCACGCAGCCAGAGACTCGCTGAGGGACAGGATGGGTTTGACCCGCGAGTCGGAGCCGGGAGTGTCGGGTCTGGAGAGCTGCGGCGAGTCGGCTGAAGGCCACCTGCCGAGCAGCAGCGACTCCGGGATCCCCGCCAAACTCCGGAAGGTGAAGGATGAGAAGCAGGAAGCCGACTGCGCTCCCTGCGAACTCTGTGGCGCTCTTCTGACTGAGGAGGACAAGTCCTCCCACTAcctgtccagccacatgggccaCATATGCGCCTGTGGGCGGTGCGGCCAGGTTCTGATCAAAGGCCGGCAGCTGCAGGAACACGCCGAGCGCTGCGGCGAGTCCCACGGCGCCGAGTCGGACTCCCACGGGGAGGACGAGGTGTCGCTGCTGGGGGAGCCTCAGGGGATGGACGAGGGTCTGCTGGACGCCGCCGACCTGGCCTGCCCTCACTGCGGCCTGCTGTTCCAGAACGAGAGCCTGGCGCTGGAGCACGCCTTGACCTGCCACGATCAGGACCTGTTTCGGCCCGTGGCGCTGGAGGACGGCGGCGAGCCCGACCACCGCCGCAAACACTTCTGCAGCATCTGCGGCAAAGGCTTCTACCAGCGCTGCCACCTGCGGGAGCACTACACCGTCCACACCAAGGAGAAGCAGTTCACCTGCCAGACCTGCGGCAAGCAGTTCCTGCGGGAGCGCCAGCTGCGGCTGCACACCGACATGCACAAGGGCATGGCGCGCTACGTATGCCCCGTCTGCGACCAGGGAACCTTCCTGAAGCACGACCACGTCCGGCACATGATCTCCCACCTGTCGGCCGGAGAAACCATCTGCCAGGTGTGCTTCCAGATCTTCCCAGGCGGAGAGCAGCTGGAGAAGCACATGGACGTCCACCTGTACATCTGCGGCGTCTGCGGGGAGAAGTTCCGGCTCCGCAAGGACATGAGGAGCCACTACAACTCCAAGCACACCAAAAGACTGTAA